In one window of Leifsonia sp. NPDC080035 DNA:
- the dnaE gene encoding DNA polymerase III subunit alpha, with protein sequence MADSFVHLHVHSEYSMLDGAARVKPLIDAAVGQGMPAVAVTDHGNMFGAFDFWRTATDAGIKPIIGTEAYLTPGTHRTDKTRIRWGDGGGDDVSGSGAYTHMTMLAATTEGMHNLFRLSSYASMEGYYFKPRMDRELLSRYSKGIIATTGCPSGEVQTRLRLGQYEEAKKAAAEFRDIFGPENFFAEIMDHGLGIERRIMSDLIRLAKELRIPLVATNDLHYTHAEDAKSHAALLCVQSGSTLDDPNRFKFDADEFYLKTPEQMRDLFRDHPDACDNTLAIAERCDVKFDTAANYMPRFPVPEDETEQTWFVKEVEKGLAERYPDGITPEVRKQADYEIGVISQMGFPGYFLVVADFINWSKRNGIRVGPGRGSGAGSMAAYAMRITDLDPLQHGLIFERFLNPDRVSMPDFDVDFDDRRRGEVIKYVTEKYGSERVAQIVTYGTIKAKQALKDSGRVLGFPFSMGEKLTKAMPPPVMGKDIPLTGIFDKNHPRYKEAVDIRAVVESDPEAKTVFDTALGLENLKRQWGVHAAGVIMSSDPLIDVIPIMKREQDGQIVTQFDYPACESLGLIKMDFLGLRNLTIINDALDNIRDNRGENLVLEDLALDDRPAYELLSRGDTLGVFQLDGGPMRSLLRLMKPDNFEDISALIALYRPGPMGANSHTNYALRKNGLQEITPIHPELAEPLADILSTSYGLIIYQEQVMAIAQKVAGFSLGQADILRRAMGKKKKSELDKQFEGFSQGMQSNGYSMDAVNKLWEILLPFSDYAFNKAHSAAYGVISYWTAYLKAHYPAEYMAALLTSVGDSKDKMALYLNECRRMGIKVLPPDVNESNLYFAAVGEDIRFGMGAVRNVGANVVEGVREARESKGRFESFHDFLNKVPIHATNKRTVESLIKAGAFDSLGHTRRALVEVHEDAVESAVKIKRSEANGDVGFDFDSLWGDDEPNQSQHHIPERPEWVKRDKLAFEREMLGLYVSDHPLAGLELQLAKLASTGIADLVGSDNIQDGETVTIAGLVTSVQHRVAKASGNQYGMIQVEDFGGEMTVMFMGKAYQEFAPMLQGDAIVVVRGRVSLRDDGMNLHAFSLMIPDLGQADDVGLLTITMPDQRATTDTVSSLAEVLARHPGESEVRLRLVKGQVARVFEVPKPVKVSPDLYGELKGLLGPNCLV encoded by the coding sequence ATGGCCGACTCCTTCGTTCACCTCCACGTCCACAGCGAGTACTCGATGCTGGACGGCGCAGCGCGGGTGAAACCGCTGATCGACGCGGCCGTCGGGCAGGGGATGCCCGCCGTCGCGGTCACCGACCACGGCAACATGTTCGGTGCCTTCGACTTCTGGCGCACGGCAACGGACGCCGGCATCAAGCCGATCATCGGCACCGAGGCCTACCTCACGCCCGGCACGCATCGCACCGACAAGACCCGCATCCGCTGGGGCGACGGCGGCGGCGACGACGTCTCCGGCTCCGGCGCGTACACGCACATGACGATGCTGGCGGCGACCACCGAGGGGATGCACAACCTCTTCCGGCTGTCGTCCTACGCGTCCATGGAGGGCTACTACTTCAAGCCGCGCATGGACCGCGAGCTGCTCAGCCGCTACTCGAAGGGCATCATCGCCACGACGGGCTGCCCGTCCGGCGAGGTGCAGACCCGGCTGCGGCTCGGCCAGTACGAGGAGGCGAAGAAGGCAGCGGCCGAGTTCCGCGACATCTTCGGGCCCGAGAACTTCTTCGCCGAGATCATGGACCACGGGCTCGGCATCGAGCGCCGGATCATGTCCGACCTCATCCGGCTGGCCAAGGAGCTGCGGATCCCGCTCGTCGCCACCAACGACCTGCACTACACGCACGCGGAGGACGCGAAGAGCCACGCCGCGCTGCTCTGCGTGCAGTCCGGCTCGACGCTGGACGACCCGAACCGGTTCAAGTTCGACGCCGACGAGTTCTACCTCAAGACGCCCGAGCAGATGCGCGACCTGTTCCGCGACCACCCGGACGCCTGCGACAACACCCTCGCCATCGCCGAGCGCTGCGACGTCAAGTTCGACACCGCAGCCAACTACATGCCGCGCTTCCCCGTCCCCGAGGACGAGACAGAGCAGACCTGGTTCGTCAAGGAGGTCGAGAAGGGTCTCGCCGAGCGCTACCCGGACGGCATCACGCCGGAGGTCCGCAAGCAGGCGGACTACGAGATCGGCGTCATCTCGCAGATGGGCTTCCCCGGCTACTTCCTCGTCGTCGCGGACTTCATCAACTGGTCGAAGCGCAACGGCATCCGCGTCGGCCCCGGCCGCGGCTCCGGCGCCGGCTCGATGGCGGCGTACGCGATGCGGATCACCGACCTCGACCCGCTGCAGCACGGCCTCATCTTCGAGCGCTTCCTGAACCCGGACCGCGTCTCCATGCCCGACTTCGACGTCGACTTCGACGACCGCCGCCGCGGCGAGGTCATCAAGTACGTGACCGAGAAGTACGGCTCCGAGCGCGTCGCACAGATCGTCACCTACGGGACCATCAAGGCCAAGCAGGCGCTGAAGGACTCGGGACGCGTACTCGGCTTCCCGTTCTCGATGGGGGAGAAGCTCACCAAGGCGATGCCGCCGCCCGTGATGGGCAAGGACATCCCGCTCACCGGGATCTTCGACAAGAATCACCCGCGCTACAAGGAGGCCGTCGACATCCGCGCCGTCGTGGAGTCGGACCCCGAGGCGAAGACGGTCTTCGACACCGCGCTGGGACTGGAGAACCTGAAGCGCCAGTGGGGCGTGCACGCCGCGGGCGTGATCATGTCGTCCGATCCCCTGATCGACGTCATCCCGATCATGAAGCGCGAGCAGGACGGCCAGATCGTCACGCAGTTCGACTACCCGGCGTGCGAGTCGCTCGGCCTGATCAAGATGGACTTCCTGGGGCTGCGCAACCTCACCATCATCAACGACGCCCTGGATAACATCCGCGACAACCGCGGGGAGAACCTGGTCCTCGAGGACCTCGCGCTGGACGACCGGCCGGCGTACGAACTGCTCTCCCGCGGTGACACGCTCGGCGTGTTCCAGCTCGACGGCGGCCCGATGCGGTCCCTGCTGCGCCTGATGAAGCCGGACAACTTCGAGGACATCTCTGCACTCATCGCCCTGTACCGGCCGGGCCCGATGGGCGCGAACTCGCACACGAACTACGCGCTGCGCAAGAACGGGCTGCAGGAGATCACGCCGATCCACCCCGAGCTCGCCGAGCCGCTCGCCGACATCCTCTCCACCAGCTACGGCCTGATCATCTATCAGGAGCAGGTCATGGCGATCGCTCAGAAGGTCGCCGGCTTCTCGCTCGGTCAAGCAGACATCCTGCGCCGCGCGATGGGCAAGAAGAAGAAGTCCGAGCTGGACAAGCAGTTCGAGGGCTTCTCACAGGGCATGCAGTCCAACGGCTATTCGATGGATGCGGTCAACAAGCTGTGGGAGATCCTGCTGCCGTTCTCCGACTACGCGTTCAACAAAGCGCACTCGGCGGCGTACGGCGTCATCTCGTACTGGACCGCGTACCTGAAGGCGCACTATCCCGCCGAGTACATGGCGGCGCTGCTCACCAGCGTCGGCGACTCCAAGGACAAGATGGCGCTCTACCTCAACGAATGCCGCCGTATGGGCATCAAGGTGCTCCCGCCGGACGTGAACGAGTCGAACCTGTACTTCGCGGCCGTCGGCGAGGACATCCGCTTCGGGATGGGCGCAGTGCGCAACGTCGGTGCGAACGTCGTCGAGGGCGTCCGGGAGGCGCGCGAGTCGAAGGGCCGCTTCGAGTCCTTCCACGACTTCCTTAACAAGGTCCCGATCCACGCGACGAACAAGCGCACCGTCGAGTCGCTGATCAAGGCTGGCGCGTTCGACTCGCTCGGTCACACCCGCCGGGCCCTGGTCGAGGTGCACGAGGACGCGGTCGAGTCCGCGGTGAAGATCAAGCGCAGCGAGGCGAACGGCGACGTCGGCTTCGACTTCGACAGCCTGTGGGGCGACGACGAGCCGAACCAGTCGCAGCACCACATCCCGGAGCGGCCGGAATGGGTCAAGCGGGACAAGCTCGCCTTCGAGCGCGAGATGCTCGGGCTCTACGTCTCCGACCATCCGCTCGCGGGTCTCGAGCTGCAGCTCGCGAAGCTCGCCAGCACGGGCATCGCGGACCTCGTCGGCTCCGACAACATCCAGGACGGCGAGACCGTGACGATCGCGGGCCTTGTGACGAGCGTCCAGCACCGGGTGGCCAAGGCCTCGGGCAACCAGTACGGCATGATCCAGGTCGAGGACTTCGGCGGCGAGATGACCGTGATGTTCATGGGCAAGGCGTACCAGGAGTTCGCGCCGATGCTGCAGGGCGACGCCATCGTCGTCGTGCGCGGCCGCGTGAGCCTGCGCGACGACGGGATGAACCTGCACGCGTTCAGCCTGATGATCCCCGACCTCGGTCAGGCGGACGACGTCGGACTGTTGACGATCACGATGCCGGACCAGCGCGCGACGACCGACACCGTCAGCTCGCTCGCGGAGGTGCTGGCGCGCCACCCGGGCGAGAGCGAGGTGCGGTTGCGGCTGGTGAAGGGTCAGGTGGCCCGGGTCTTCGAGGTGCCGAAGCCCGTGAAGGTGTCGCCTGACCTGTACGGAGAGCTGAAGGGGCTGCTCGGACCGAACTGCCTGGTCTGA
- a CDS encoding RluA family pseudouridine synthase — MESRSLPIPDGLEGARVDAGIAKLLGFSRSFAAEIAEAGGVTVDGREAGKSDRLSAGSWLEVSWTPREEARIVPIAVPELTIVHDDDDIVVIDKPVGVAAHPSVGWEGPTVLGALAAAGFRISTSGAAERAGIVHRLDAGTSGLMVVAKSEHAYTVLKRAFHDRTVEKIYHAVVQGHPDPLTGTVDAPIGRHPRSDWKFAVVAGGKPSVTHYETIEAFPAASLLEIHLETGRTHQIRVHMAAQRHPCVGDAMYGADPTLSAKLGLTRQWLHAVQLAFAHPATGEWTTFTTGYPDDLQHALDVLRAS; from the coding sequence ATGGAATCCCGCAGCCTCCCCATCCCGGACGGCCTGGAGGGCGCCCGCGTCGACGCCGGAATCGCCAAGCTCCTCGGCTTCTCGCGCAGCTTCGCCGCCGAGATCGCCGAGGCCGGTGGTGTGACGGTGGACGGCCGCGAGGCCGGCAAGTCCGACCGGCTGAGCGCCGGCTCCTGGCTCGAGGTGAGCTGGACGCCGCGCGAGGAGGCGCGGATCGTGCCCATCGCCGTCCCCGAACTGACGATCGTCCACGACGACGACGACATCGTCGTGATCGACAAGCCGGTCGGGGTCGCGGCGCATCCCTCGGTGGGCTGGGAGGGCCCGACGGTGCTCGGTGCACTCGCCGCCGCCGGATTCCGGATCTCCACCTCGGGCGCGGCCGAGCGCGCGGGCATCGTGCACCGGCTCGACGCGGGCACGAGCGGTCTGATGGTCGTCGCGAAGTCCGAGCACGCGTACACCGTGCTGAAGCGGGCGTTCCACGACCGGACGGTCGAGAAGATCTATCACGCCGTCGTCCAGGGCCACCCGGACCCGCTGACCGGGACGGTGGACGCGCCGATCGGGCGGCACCCGCGCAGCGACTGGAAGTTCGCGGTCGTCGCCGGGGGCAAGCCGTCGGTCACGCACTACGAGACCATCGAGGCGTTCCCCGCGGCGAGCCTGCTGGAGATCCACCTCGAGACCGGGCGCACCCACCAGATCCGCGTGCACATGGCCGCTCAGCGGCACCCGTGCGTCGGCGACGCGATGTACGGCGCCGACCCGACGCTCTCCGCGAAGCTGGGCCTCACCCGCCAGTGGCTGCACGCCGTGCAGCTCGCCTTCGCGCATCCGGCGACGGGGGAGTGGACGACGTTCACGACGGGCTATCCGGACGATCTCCAACACGCCCTCGACGTGCTCCGCGCGTCGTAG
- the lspA gene encoding signal peptidase II yields the protein MAILAAVALCVYLVDQIAKVLVVSNLYEGQQIEVLGQLLQFHFVKNAGAAFSIGSGSTWIFSIVGVGVLGFVIWYAPRIRSVAWAVLFGLLLGGLLGNLTDRLFREPGFGVGHVVDFLQIPLLPAIFNLADVAIVSSMALFLILTIRGIGLDGRRAQDEEAVGDEEAVETDTRATDDPRSPQA from the coding sequence TTGGCGATCCTGGCGGCCGTCGCGCTCTGCGTGTACCTGGTCGACCAGATCGCCAAGGTCCTGGTCGTTTCGAACCTGTATGAGGGCCAACAGATCGAGGTCCTCGGGCAGCTCCTGCAGTTCCACTTCGTGAAGAACGCGGGGGCTGCGTTCTCCATCGGCAGCGGTTCGACGTGGATCTTCTCGATCGTCGGCGTCGGCGTGCTCGGCTTCGTGATCTGGTACGCGCCGAGGATCCGCTCCGTCGCCTGGGCCGTGCTGTTCGGGCTGCTCCTCGGCGGGCTGCTCGGGAACCTGACGGACCGGCTGTTCCGGGAGCCCGGCTTCGGTGTCGGCCATGTCGTCGACTTCCTGCAGATCCCGCTTCTCCCGGCGATCTTCAACCTCGCCGATGTCGCCATCGTCTCCAGCATGGCGCTGTTCCTCATCCTCACGATCCGGGGTATCGGCCTCGACGGTCGTCGTGCGCAGGACGAGGAGGCCGTCGGCGACGAGGAGGCCGTCGAGACGGACACCCGGGCGACGGACGACCCGCGGAGCCCGCAGGCCTGA
- a CDS encoding DivIVA domain-containing protein, producing MALTPEDVVNKRFQPTKFREGYDQDEVDDFLDEVVVELRRLGQENEELKQRLVAADSRIAELQRSGGSAPAAAPTPAPADVQRLQRENAELKQRLATAEREAETAKQQASAAPAAAAGAAGGAAAGFAAGSTDANDPNATNNLLQLARRLHEEHVREGVEKRDALIAEGHATAARIVAEAESKQRAQISALDQERSTLERRIDELRGFERDYRQGLKSYIEGQLRDLDSQQVGGSQGFGQNRPASVNAGGGVPAPVPAGSADGSNSQDQGNQPPVFPGFGG from the coding sequence ATGGCGCTGACTCCGGAAGATGTAGTCAACAAGCGGTTCCAACCGACGAAGTTCCGTGAGGGCTACGACCAGGATGAGGTCGACGACTTCCTCGACGAGGTCGTCGTCGAACTGCGACGACTGGGTCAGGAGAACGAGGAGCTGAAGCAGCGCCTCGTGGCGGCCGACTCCCGCATCGCCGAGCTCCAGCGCTCCGGCGGTTCCGCTCCGGCCGCAGCTCCGACTCCGGCGCCCGCCGACGTCCAGCGCCTGCAGCGCGAGAACGCCGAGCTCAAGCAGCGCCTCGCCACCGCCGAGCGCGAGGCCGAGACCGCCAAGCAGCAGGCCTCCGCCGCTCCCGCGGCCGCCGCCGGTGCCGCAGGCGGCGCCGCTGCAGGCTTCGCCGCCGGCTCGACCGACGCCAACGACCCCAACGCGACCAACAACCTCCTGCAGCTGGCCCGCCGCCTGCACGAGGAGCACGTCCGCGAGGGCGTGGAGAAGCGCGACGCCCTGATCGCGGAGGGGCACGCCACCGCCGCCCGCATCGTCGCCGAGGCCGAGTCCAAGCAGCGCGCACAGATCAGCGCCCTCGACCAGGAGCGTTCCACCCTCGAGCGTCGCATCGACGAGCTCCGCGGGTTCGAGCGCGACTACCGCCAGGGCCTCAAGAGCTACATCGAGGGTCAGCTCCGCGACCTCGACAGCCAGCAGGTCGGCGGTTCGCAGGGCTTCGGCCAGAACCGTCCCGCTTCGGTGAACGCCGGAGGCGGCGTCCCCGCGCCGGTCCCCGCCGGTTCGGCGGACGGCTCGAACAGCCAGGACCAGGGCAACCAGCCCCCGGTCTTCCCCGGCTTTGGAGGCTAG
- a CDS encoding YggT family protein, translating to MLAVSIVANVVYYALLIYFFVMWARFVIDLVRTFSRQWRPKGFGLVLAESTYVVTDPPIRFFRRIIPPLSMGPVAIDFGWSLTMLVVIIGLYVVGNFT from the coding sequence GTGCTTGCCGTCTCGATCGTCGCGAACGTCGTCTACTACGCCCTGTTGATCTACTTCTTCGTCATGTGGGCGCGTTTCGTGATCGACCTCGTCCGCACCTTCTCCCGTCAGTGGCGGCCGAAGGGGTTCGGGCTGGTGCTGGCCGAATCCACCTACGTCGTGACCGATCCGCCCATCCGGTTCTTCCGGCGGATCATCCCGCCGCTGTCGATGGGACCCGTTGCGATCGACTTCGGATGGAGCCTCACGATGCTGGTCGTGATCATCGGCCTGTACGTGGTCGGCAACTTCACCTGA
- the sepF gene encoding cell division protein SepF codes for MANPLKKTMVYLGLADEELEYDEQPQEQQAQHQPRREAPAPSPVQPVPHPAPVAPAAGRAPVTPLRKSSTARNASVQEMNEILTVHPRQYRDAQAIAESFREGIPVIINLSQMSEGDARRLIDFASGLSQGLYGKIERVTPKVFLLSPSHVVVSGEHGGADAEVDASFFAQA; via the coding sequence ATGGCCAACCCGCTGAAGAAGACGATGGTCTACCTGGGCCTCGCCGACGAGGAGCTGGAGTACGACGAGCAGCCGCAGGAGCAGCAGGCGCAGCACCAGCCGCGTCGTGAAGCCCCTGCGCCGTCGCCCGTCCAGCCGGTCCCGCACCCCGCACCGGTCGCGCCCGCGGCCGGCCGCGCTCCGGTCACGCCGCTGCGCAAGTCATCCACCGCACGGAATGCTTCGGTACAGGAAATGAACGAGATCCTCACGGTCCACCCCCGCCAGTACCGCGACGCGCAGGCGATCGCCGAGTCGTTCCGCGAGGGCATCCCGGTGATCATCAACCTCTCGCAGATGAGCGAGGGGGATGCGCGCCGCCTGATCGACTTCGCCAGCGGCCTCTCGCAGGGCCTCTACGGCAAGATCGAGCGGGTCACGCCCAAGGTGTTCCTGTTGTCCCCGTCGCACGTCGTCGTCTCCGGCGAGCACGGCGGTGCGGACGCCGAGGTCGACGCCTCCTTCTTCGCGCAGGCCTGA
- a CDS encoding YggS family pyridoxal phosphate-dependent enzyme, protein MTTSTSPTSSSSPLAERLAAVRDGIADAARAAGRAPEELTTIVVTKFHPASLVRELASLGVRDVGENRHQEAQEKAAELADLDLRWHFVGQLQSKKARQARRYASAIHSVDRLSLVDALRSDDGDIDAFVQLNLTDDPGRGGVADRDLEPLVEHVLDTPGLRLVGVMAVAPLDEEPARAFERVRAASERVQALAPEAISISAGMSQDYREAIAAGATHLRIGTAITGNRPPLR, encoded by the coding sequence ATGACGACCTCGACATCCCCGACTTCCTCAAGTAGCCCGCTCGCCGAGCGCCTGGCAGCGGTCCGGGACGGCATCGCCGATGCCGCCCGGGCCGCCGGCCGCGCGCCGGAGGAGCTCACGACGATCGTGGTGACCAAGTTCCACCCGGCGTCGCTGGTGCGCGAACTGGCATCCCTCGGCGTCCGCGACGTGGGGGAGAATCGGCACCAGGAGGCGCAGGAGAAGGCGGCGGAGCTCGCCGACCTCGACCTTCGCTGGCACTTCGTCGGCCAGCTGCAGAGCAAGAAGGCACGGCAGGCGCGCCGCTACGCGTCGGCAATCCACTCGGTCGACCGGCTCTCGCTCGTGGATGCGCTGCGCAGCGACGACGGCGACATCGACGCGTTCGTGCAACTGAACCTGACGGACGACCCCGGCCGCGGCGGCGTCGCGGACAGGGACCTGGAGCCGCTGGTCGAGCACGTCCTCGACACGCCCGGTCTCCGGCTTGTCGGCGTCATGGCCGTCGCGCCCCTCGACGAGGAGCCCGCGCGCGCGTTCGAGCGCGTCCGCGCCGCCAGTGAGCGCGTCCAGGCACTGGCTCCTGAGGCGATCTCGATCTCGGCCGGGATGTCCCAGGACTACCGGGAAGCGATCGCCGCCGGCGCGACACACCTGAGGATCGGCACCGCCATTACCGGGAATCGGCCGCCGCTTCGTTAA
- the ftsZ gene encoding cell division protein FtsZ — MTANQNYLAVIKVVGIGGGGVNAVNRMIELGLRGVEFIAINTDAQALLMSDADVKLDVGREITRGLGAGADPEVGRRAAEDHAEEIEEALAGADMVFVTAGEGGGTGTGGAPVVARIAKSIGALTIGVVTKPFSFEGKRRAQQAESGVQRLKEEVDTLIVVPNDRLLEISDRGISMLEAFSTADQVLLAGVQGITDLITTPGLINLDFADVKSVMQGAGSALMGIGSSRGADRAIKAAELAVASPLLEASIDGAHGVLLSIQGGSNLGIFEINDAARLVQEAVHPEANIIFGAVIDDTLGDEVRVTVIAAGFDGGEPNGKPVIDTRRSTFVEAGSEEAAAPAVEAAPESEAAPAADAWHATGETPVTEAAQKDPAFDDENDDLDIPDFLK; from the coding sequence GTGACAGCTAATCAGAACTACCTCGCCGTGATCAAGGTCGTCGGCATCGGCGGCGGCGGCGTCAACGCCGTCAACCGAATGATCGAGCTCGGCCTGCGCGGCGTCGAGTTCATCGCCATCAACACGGACGCGCAGGCGCTGCTGATGAGCGACGCCGACGTGAAGCTCGACGTCGGCAGGGAGATCACCCGCGGCCTCGGCGCGGGCGCCGACCCCGAGGTCGGCCGTCGTGCCGCCGAGGACCACGCGGAGGAGATCGAGGAGGCGCTCGCCGGCGCCGACATGGTCTTCGTCACCGCGGGCGAGGGCGGCGGCACCGGCACCGGCGGCGCGCCGGTCGTCGCACGGATCGCCAAGTCCATCGGCGCCCTGACCATCGGCGTCGTGACCAAGCCCTTCTCGTTCGAGGGCAAGCGCCGCGCGCAGCAGGCCGAGTCGGGCGTTCAGCGGCTCAAGGAAGAGGTCGACACCCTCATCGTCGTGCCGAACGACCGCCTGCTGGAGATCAGCGACCGCGGCATCAGCATGCTCGAGGCGTTCTCCACGGCCGACCAGGTGCTCCTCGCCGGTGTCCAGGGCATCACCGACCTGATCACCACCCCCGGCCTCATCAACCTCGACTTCGCGGACGTGAAGTCGGTGATGCAGGGCGCGGGCTCCGCCCTCATGGGCATCGGCTCGTCCCGCGGCGCGGACCGCGCCATCAAGGCGGCCGAGCTGGCGGTGGCGTCGCCGCTGCTGGAGGCATCCATCGACGGCGCGCACGGCGTCCTGCTCTCCATCCAGGGCGGATCGAACCTCGGCATCTTCGAGATCAACGACGCCGCCCGCCTGGTCCAGGAGGCGGTGCACCCGGAGGCCAACATCATCTTCGGTGCGGTCATCGACGACACCCTCGGTGACGAGGTGCGCGTTACCGTCATCGCTGCCGGCTTCGACGGCGGGGAGCCGAACGGCAAGCCCGTGATCGACACCCGCCGCTCGACGTTCGTGGAGGCGGGCTCCGAGGAGGCCGCAGCGCCGGCGGTCGAGGCCGCGCCCGAGAGCGAGGCCGCGCCGGCCGCCGACGCCTGGCACGCGACCGGCGAGACCCCCGTGACCGAGGCGGCCCAGAAGGACCCGGCGTTCGATGACGAGAATGACGACCTCGACATCCCCGACTTCCTCAAGTAG
- a CDS encoding FtsQ-type POTRA domain-containing protein: protein MKRPQGFDRSSAPAEPPATPAAPRESAPSGPSSGRQRERARDRRSDAPREDAPREETPRAVSTMTEPIPLVRRQEDSPYASLPSNREITKALREARKERKRVERGEVRRFTKRSRRRRLAWIGAAGVVVLLVLGVVAVAFSPLLALRHVQVVGASRLDPKTIATKLDDQVGTPLPLLDQAAISADLAAFPLIRSYTLESHPPDTLVVRIVERQPIGVIRQGAAFTLVDAAKVPISSSATRPAGFPLIAASGASEETNADSGFAAAASVLSALPASLLGQVDTITAKTKDDVSFTLRGNRATVVWGSAEDSALKAADLAALLKSAGGSTRYDVSSPHSVTTG, encoded by the coding sequence GTGAAGCGTCCCCAGGGTTTCGACCGGTCGTCAGCCCCGGCGGAGCCGCCCGCGACGCCCGCGGCTCCGCGGGAGTCCGCGCCGTCCGGTCCGTCCTCCGGGCGGCAGCGCGAGCGGGCGCGGGATCGGCGGAGCGACGCCCCGCGCGAGGACGCCCCCCGCGAGGAGACGCCGCGCGCCGTCTCGACGATGACGGAGCCCATCCCGCTCGTGCGCCGGCAGGAGGACTCTCCGTACGCGTCGCTGCCGTCGAACCGGGAGATCACGAAGGCTCTCCGCGAGGCGCGCAAGGAGCGCAAGCGGGTCGAGCGCGGCGAGGTCAGGCGGTTCACGAAGCGCTCGCGCCGGCGCAGGCTGGCGTGGATCGGCGCGGCCGGTGTCGTCGTGCTGCTCGTCCTCGGCGTGGTCGCCGTCGCCTTCTCCCCACTGCTGGCGCTCCGGCACGTCCAGGTCGTCGGCGCCTCGCGGCTGGACCCGAAGACGATCGCGACGAAGCTCGACGACCAGGTCGGCACGCCGCTCCCGCTGCTGGACCAGGCCGCGATCTCGGCGGACCTCGCGGCGTTCCCGCTCATCCGCAGCTACACGCTGGAGAGCCACCCGCCGGACACGCTGGTGGTGCGCATCGTGGAGCGACAGCCGATCGGCGTGATCCGCCAGGGCGCGGCGTTCACGCTGGTGGACGCCGCCAAGGTGCCGATCTCCTCGAGCGCGACCCGGCCGGCCGGCTTCCCGCTGATCGCCGCCAGCGGCGCCTCGGAGGAGACGAACGCGGATTCCGGCTTCGCCGCCGCGGCGAGCGTGCTCTCGGCGCTTCCTGCGTCCTTGCTGGGCCAGGTGGACACCATCACCGCGAAGACGAAGGACGACGTGTCGTTCACCCTGCGCGGCAACCGCGCGACCGTCGTCTGGGGGAGCGCGGAGGACTCCGCGCTGAAGGCGGCGGATCTGGCGGCGCTCCTCAAGAGTGCCGGAGGCAGCACGCGGTACGACGTGTCGTCGCCCCACAGCGTGACGACGGGATGA